One genomic segment of Paraburkholderia phymatum STM815 includes these proteins:
- a CDS encoding glycosyltransferase family 9 protein yields MSVAVTSSPALGDSLLLMIVARNLQLSGKRVTVFGGHMHTLREWFPGMDVRPAMSGDDTDTLLRQFDTVIQLHADRPVPRLDQRHPAAIVLEHLCRAPSPEAIAARLTHFCRESLHMPHARMDNGLSVPAGLIHRKHALRVAIHPTASTADKCWLAPRFVRLARQLKSNGFDPHFIVTDEERADWEYVQNYGIGLPRLGSLDNVAAWLVECGWFIGNDSGIGHLASCLRVPTLSLFMRKGIARTWRPGWGAGKVLVGGGWLPTGRLKERCWKYALSVKQVLRAFEQLRREAA; encoded by the coding sequence ATGAGCGTAGCGGTGACGTCGTCACCCGCGTTGGGCGACTCGCTGCTGCTAATGATCGTTGCACGCAATCTGCAATTGAGCGGCAAGCGGGTCACCGTGTTCGGCGGTCACATGCATACGTTGCGCGAATGGTTTCCGGGCATGGACGTTCGGCCTGCGATGAGCGGTGACGACACCGACACGCTGTTGCGTCAGTTCGATACTGTCATCCAGCTTCACGCCGATCGTCCCGTGCCGCGACTCGACCAGCGCCACCCGGCCGCAATCGTGCTCGAGCATCTTTGCCGTGCGCCTTCTCCAGAAGCCATCGCGGCGCGCCTCACGCACTTTTGCCGCGAATCACTGCATATGCCTCACGCGCGGATGGACAACGGTCTGTCGGTGCCTGCAGGTTTGATCCATCGTAAGCATGCGTTGCGTGTCGCGATTCATCCGACGGCCAGCACGGCCGACAAGTGCTGGCTCGCGCCACGTTTCGTGCGCCTTGCCCGCCAGTTGAAGTCCAACGGTTTCGATCCGCATTTCATCGTGACGGATGAAGAGCGCGCCGACTGGGAATATGTGCAGAACTATGGCATCGGTCTGCCGCGCCTCGGTTCGCTCGACAATGTCGCCGCATGGCTCGTCGAGTGCGGCTGGTTCATCGGCAACGACTCGGGCATCGGCCATCTCGCGTCATGTCTGCGGGTGCCGACCTTGTCGCTATTCATGCGCAAAGGCATCGCGCGGACCTGGCGGCCGGGATGGGGCGCGGGCAAAGTGCTCGTCGGTGGCGGGTGGCTGCCGACGGGCCGGCTCAAGGAGCGCTGCTGGAAATACGCGCTGTCGGTGAAGCAGGTGCTGCGCGCATTCGAGCAGCTTCGACGCGAGGCGGCCTGA
- a CDS encoding glycosyltransferase family 9 protein has product MDAKVPAGVRIASTRRVAFMMSNAIGDSLILMVIVQNLRASGIDVCVFGTPVHALRHWFPHVEIHPLPREAHCAARLEPFDAVVQMHRHQPFAKLTNAHPHVIDLHDVEYGDGPGCMAERFARFSRTHFGAAGSTTDNGIVAPATLKHRRHRHRVVIHPEASTHDKRWSPARFIALGKRLQALGYEVCFVIAPNERERWHGLEQRGIAAPHFDDLHALACWLYESGWFIGNDSGIGHLASNLSIPTISLFRRRAVAERWRPAWGTVRVVLPRQWIPTARLKEKFWREALTCRRVVKVFRQLAEQA; this is encoded by the coding sequence GTGGATGCAAAGGTGCCTGCCGGTGTGCGCATCGCGTCGACGAGGCGCGTCGCGTTCATGATGTCGAACGCGATCGGCGATTCGCTGATCTTGATGGTTATCGTGCAGAACCTGCGTGCAAGCGGCATCGACGTGTGCGTGTTCGGCACGCCCGTTCATGCCTTGCGGCACTGGTTTCCTCATGTCGAGATTCATCCGCTGCCACGCGAGGCCCACTGCGCAGCGCGGCTCGAACCGTTCGATGCCGTCGTGCAGATGCATCGTCATCAGCCATTTGCGAAGCTGACGAACGCGCATCCACATGTGATCGATCTGCACGATGTCGAATACGGCGATGGCCCGGGTTGCATGGCGGAGCGCTTTGCGCGGTTTAGCCGCACGCATTTCGGCGCGGCCGGGAGCACGACGGACAACGGCATCGTTGCGCCGGCAACGCTGAAGCACCGGCGGCATCGGCATCGCGTCGTCATTCACCCGGAAGCGAGCACGCACGACAAGCGCTGGTCGCCAGCGCGTTTCATCGCGCTGGGGAAGCGCCTGCAAGCGCTCGGCTATGAAGTGTGTTTCGTGATCGCACCCAATGAGCGCGAGCGTTGGCACGGCCTCGAACAGCGCGGTATCGCGGCGCCGCACTTCGACGATCTGCATGCGCTCGCATGCTGGCTCTATGAGTCGGGGTGGTTCATCGGCAATGACTCGGGCATCGGCCATCTCGCGTCGAATCTGTCGATTCCGACCATCAGTCTGTTCAGGCGGCGCGCCGTGGCCGAGCGCTGGCGGCCCGCGTGGGGCACCGTGCGCGTCGTGCTGCCGCGGCAATGGATTCCGACCGCGCGGCTGAAAGAAAAATTCTGGCGTGAGGCGCTGACGTGTCGGCGCGTTGTCAAGGTATTCAGGCAATTGGCGGAGCAGGCCTAA
- a CDS encoding MFS transporter produces MKQAHDQATSPCGGFSLHDTQPLADFVESVSSFITPVTPVPAPPPFGSLQATAILLLGYAILITGNGLLGTLISLRLIQQQAPSIVVGFVQSSYYVGFMVGALYGGSLIGRVGHHRAFVTFAAASACCALGYAVWDAASIWAVLRFITGFCLVGIFTVVESWLHQVASNAQRGRVFSAYLITNYLGVGVGQFLIGLADPASFELFSAVAALFTASLIPVALAGTAHGPVAAHETHASASGRTRLARGLSGLQAIYRWAPLGVVACLAAGLLNSAFYTMQPVFMRRVGYSVPDVSHFMGFALLAALVPQWPVARLADLFDRRKVLLCLAALAGSLSVLLFLLRDGMLIEALGYLYVAVAFSMYGVVTSYVNDCIPADERIAVSAGLLLIFSLGASGGPTLASAMMAFAGPAGLYLFTAVVMGALIVLTLRSLRKSPPARRVPEAR; encoded by the coding sequence ATGAAACAGGCACACGATCAGGCGACCTCGCCCTGTGGCGGATTCTCTCTGCACGACACGCAACCGCTCGCGGATTTTGTCGAAAGCGTTTCGTCGTTCATCACACCTGTTACCCCCGTCCCCGCGCCGCCGCCGTTCGGCAGCCTGCAGGCCACCGCGATTCTGCTGCTCGGCTATGCGATTCTCATCACAGGCAACGGCCTGCTTGGCACGCTAATCTCGCTGCGGCTCATCCAGCAGCAGGCGCCGTCGATCGTCGTCGGCTTCGTGCAGTCCTCGTATTACGTCGGCTTCATGGTGGGCGCGCTGTACGGCGGCTCGCTGATCGGCCGCGTCGGTCACCACCGCGCATTCGTCACGTTCGCGGCGGCCTCCGCGTGTTGCGCGCTCGGCTACGCGGTGTGGGACGCGGCGTCGATATGGGCGGTGTTGCGCTTCATCACCGGCTTCTGCCTCGTGGGCATCTTCACGGTGGTGGAGAGCTGGCTGCATCAGGTGGCGAGCAACGCGCAGCGCGGACGCGTGTTCTCGGCCTATCTGATCACGAACTATCTCGGTGTCGGCGTTGGCCAGTTTTTGATCGGTCTCGCAGACCCCGCCAGCTTCGAGCTTTTCAGCGCCGTTGCCGCGCTGTTCACCGCGTCGCTGATTCCCGTCGCACTCGCGGGCACAGCGCATGGCCCCGTGGCCGCACACGAAACGCATGCGAGCGCATCGGGCCGCACGCGTCTTGCACGCGGACTGTCGGGCTTGCAGGCCATCTACCGCTGGGCGCCGCTCGGCGTCGTCGCGTGCCTTGCGGCGGGGCTGCTGAACAGCGCGTTCTATACGATGCAGCCCGTGTTCATGCGGCGCGTTGGCTATTCGGTGCCGGACGTATCCCACTTCATGGGCTTTGCGCTGCTCGCGGCGCTCGTGCCGCAATGGCCCGTCGCGCGCCTCGCCGATCTGTTCGACCGGCGCAAGGTGCTGCTATGCCTCGCAGCGCTCGCGGGTTCGCTGAGCGTGTTGCTGTTCCTGTTGCGCGATGGGATGCTGATCGAAGCGCTCGGCTATCTGTACGTTGCCGTTGCGTTCTCGATGTACGGCGTTGTCACGTCGTATGTGAACGACTGCATTCCCGCCGACGAGCGCATTGCCGTCAGCGCCGGATTACTGCTGATCTTTTCGCTCGGTGCAAGCGGCGGGCCGACGCTTGCGTCCGCGATGATGGCTTTCGCGGGACCCGCCGGCCTCTATCTGTTCACGGCCGTCGTGATGGGCGCGCTTATCGTGCTGACGCTGCGCAGCCTGCGCAAGTCGCCGCCCGCACGACGGGTACCTGAAGCGCGCTAG
- a CDS encoding winged helix-turn-helix domain-containing protein, whose amino-acid sequence MTIHLLVVEPNQESRDTLRSHVQRHKIEMSVLYNTESLERRLELEVPSLIVMRHGLPEVDGLAALRRVRSLGYDLPMIIVSRSDDVVDKVLAFELGANDYVVDPHDPRELIARVRNALRSGPPSKAPLHIERNPISFDDFEVDIADRVLARGGVEVPLRSTEFALLVVLASHPMRVLSRVRILNMLRRHCSVTERGLDVVVFRLRAALKLSPMGRQYIKTLRGEGYMFAPDEALPRHGASDGREDGREGGDDVHMLGVVAPIVADERMRFESAARHAL is encoded by the coding sequence ATGACCATCCATCTGCTCGTCGTCGAGCCGAATCAGGAGAGCCGGGACACGCTGCGCTCGCACGTGCAGCGGCACAAGATCGAGATGTCCGTCCTGTACAACACGGAATCGCTCGAAAGGCGCCTCGAACTGGAAGTGCCGTCGTTGATCGTCATGCGCCACGGCTTGCCCGAAGTGGACGGACTGGCTGCGCTGCGGCGCGTTCGTTCGCTGGGCTACGATTTGCCCATGATCATCGTGAGCCGGTCCGACGATGTCGTCGACAAGGTGCTCGCATTCGAACTCGGCGCGAACGATTATGTGGTCGATCCGCACGATCCACGCGAGCTGATCGCGCGGGTTCGCAATGCGCTGCGCTCCGGGCCGCCGTCGAAAGCGCCGTTGCATATCGAGCGCAATCCAATCTCGTTCGACGACTTCGAAGTCGACATTGCCGACCGTGTGCTCGCGCGTGGCGGCGTGGAAGTGCCGCTGCGCAGCACCGAATTCGCATTGCTCGTGGTGCTCGCTTCGCATCCGATGCGAGTGCTGTCGCGCGTGCGCATACTCAACATGCTGCGCCGCCATTGCAGCGTGACGGAACGCGGACTCGATGTGGTCGTGTTCAGGCTGCGCGCTGCGCTGAAACTGTCGCCGATGGGCCGCCAGTACATCAAGACGCTGCGCGGCGAGGGCTATATGTTCGCGCCCGACGAGGCGCTGCCGCGACATGGCGCGTCGGATGGGCGCGAGGATGGACGGGAGGGCGGTGACGACGTGCACATGCTGGGCGTTGTAGCGCCTATCGTGGCGGATGAGCGTATGCGCTTCGAGAGCGCGGCGCGGCATGCTTTGTAG
- a CDS encoding helix-turn-helix domain-containing protein, translating to MEAPTSEFPVQDLLRRLMADTRSSSEIARLSGVSQPTVSRLRLSKGRRVRRSASFNKLCSFYGMEARHVGRAGYNELLRNAIVDAWDGSEEHGRALLVVIKGLKGLSAKVE from the coding sequence ATGGAAGCCCCGACGAGCGAATTTCCCGTGCAGGACCTGTTACGCCGGTTAATGGCAGACACGCGCTCGTCCAGCGAAATAGCAAGGCTTTCGGGCGTGAGCCAGCCTACGGTATCCAGACTGCGGCTGTCGAAAGGGCGCCGCGTACGCCGCAGCGCGTCATTCAATAAGCTATGCAGTTTCTACGGAATGGAAGCGCGCCATGTCGGACGAGCGGGTTATAACGAACTGCTGCGCAACGCGATCGTCGACGCGTGGGACGGCTCGGAAGAGCACGGCCGGGCGTTGCTCGTCGTGATCAAGGGCTTGAAGGGATTGAGCGCGAAGGTGGAGTGA
- a CDS encoding response regulator — protein MTDHSLAHSPASVLIVEDEPKLSALLTDYLRAENFNTQVIEDGRKVIASVRANPPSLILLDLMLPGRGGLEICRELRTFSDVPVIILTARVDEIDRLLGLELGADDYVCKPFSPREVVARVKAILRRVDLLPGAARAGVEPVASRLAIDVERHVASLDGKDLNLTPIETRLLALLNSTPGRIYSRDHLLRQLYDDHRVVADRTVDSHVKNLRRKLQTVRPDHDMIRSIYGVGYRLEVVPQEGRDDAA, from the coding sequence ATGACTGACCATTCACTTGCCCATTCGCCCGCTTCAGTGCTGATCGTCGAAGACGAGCCGAAGCTGTCGGCGTTGCTGACCGACTATCTGCGCGCTGAGAACTTCAACACTCAGGTGATCGAGGACGGGCGCAAGGTCATTGCCTCCGTCCGCGCGAATCCGCCCTCGCTGATCCTGCTCGATCTGATGCTGCCGGGGCGCGGCGGACTCGAAATCTGCCGCGAACTGCGCACGTTCTCCGATGTGCCCGTCATCATCCTGACGGCGCGCGTCGACGAAATCGACCGGTTGCTCGGCCTCGAACTCGGCGCCGACGACTACGTGTGCAAGCCGTTTAGTCCGCGCGAGGTGGTCGCGCGCGTCAAAGCGATCCTGCGCCGCGTCGATTTGCTCCCGGGCGCAGCGCGCGCCGGCGTCGAGCCCGTTGCCAGCCGCCTCGCGATCGATGTGGAACGGCACGTCGCGTCGCTCGACGGCAAGGATCTCAATCTCACGCCGATCGAAACCCGGCTGCTGGCGCTGCTGAACTCGACGCCCGGCCGCATCTATTCGCGCGACCATCTGCTGCGGCAACTGTATGACGATCACCGCGTGGTCGCAGACCGCACGGTCGATTCGCACGTGAAGAATCTGCGCCGCAAGCTGCAGACCGTGCGCCCGGATCACGACATGATCCGTTCGATTTACGGCGTGGGTTACCGGTTGGAAGTGGTGCCGCAAGAGGGCCGCGACGACGCGGCGTAG
- a CDS encoding ATP-binding protein, producing the protein MRVGITSKLFVAISAACILVAVTMGFAVRWSFEQGFLGYLQYQSRSHSAQLKQKLEAAWAKHRSWDFAKDPAAAAMEIPELAEAGMPPGPPDMNPPGDGPPPPDTAPPYNAPVGNAAQPGAPADNPGAPPQPGDESGPGAQHARHPPFRVYDANMQSVLKKGPPPPPDAPREELTVDGKVIGWLLVAGPEVMFRSADRQFQAQQVRATWIIVGFAALLAACVAVVLARVLLSPVRRLVLATHRLASGDYSIRVPDTGSDELHELAADFNRLAISLGNAERSRRNFIADISHELRTPLAVLRGELEAIEDGVRKPDRTTLASLQAEVALLSQLIDDLYELSLADIGELSFEKVRLDVAPVVEAAAESFRDRLADKKIALETDIGEASVVMLGDPYRLTQLMKNLLENALRYTDESGKVRVAVARHEREIRIDVQDSHPAVPEPLLPHLFDRLFRVDASRSRQSGGAGLGLALCKHIVNQHGGTIDALRSPLGGLWIAVRLPTFEAKDD; encoded by the coding sequence ATGAGAGTCGGCATTACGTCGAAGCTCTTCGTCGCGATATCGGCGGCCTGCATTCTGGTGGCCGTCACGATGGGCTTCGCCGTTCGCTGGAGCTTCGAACAGGGCTTTCTCGGCTATCTGCAGTACCAGTCGCGGTCCCACTCCGCGCAACTGAAGCAGAAGCTGGAGGCCGCATGGGCGAAACATCGAAGCTGGGATTTCGCGAAAGACCCCGCCGCCGCCGCGATGGAGATTCCGGAACTGGCCGAGGCAGGCATGCCGCCAGGCCCGCCCGATATGAACCCACCGGGCGACGGACCACCGCCGCCCGACACCGCCCCGCCCTACAACGCGCCGGTCGGCAACGCCGCGCAACCAGGGGCGCCCGCCGACAATCCCGGCGCGCCGCCGCAGCCGGGCGACGAATCGGGGCCTGGGGCGCAGCATGCGCGTCATCCGCCGTTCAGGGTCTATGACGCGAATATGCAAAGCGTGCTGAAAAAAGGCCCGCCGCCTCCGCCCGATGCGCCGCGCGAGGAACTGACCGTCGACGGCAAGGTGATCGGCTGGCTGCTCGTCGCCGGACCGGAAGTGATGTTTCGATCCGCCGACCGCCAGTTCCAGGCGCAGCAGGTTCGCGCGACGTGGATCATCGTGGGGTTCGCCGCGTTGCTGGCCGCGTGCGTCGCCGTCGTGCTCGCACGCGTGCTGCTGTCGCCCGTGAGGCGGCTGGTGCTCGCGACGCATCGCCTCGCGAGCGGCGACTATTCGATCCGCGTGCCCGACACAGGCAGCGACGAACTGCACGAACTCGCCGCCGACTTCAACCGGCTCGCGATCTCGCTTGGCAACGCGGAACGCTCGCGCCGCAATTTCATCGCGGATATCTCGCATGAATTGCGCACACCGCTCGCCGTGCTGCGCGGCGAACTCGAAGCAATCGAAGACGGCGTGCGCAAGCCCGACCGCACGACACTCGCGTCGCTGCAGGCGGAAGTCGCGCTGCTGAGCCAGTTGATCGACGATCTGTACGAACTGTCGCTGGCCGACATCGGCGAACTGTCGTTCGAGAAAGTGCGGCTCGACGTGGCGCCCGTCGTCGAGGCAGCGGCCGAATCGTTCCGCGACCGCCTCGCCGACAAGAAAATCGCGTTGGAAACGGATATCGGCGAAGCGAGCGTCGTCATGCTCGGCGACCCGTACCGTTTGACGCAACTCATGAAAAACCTGCTCGAAAACGCGTTGCGCTATACCGATGAGAGCGGCAAGGTGCGCGTCGCCGTCGCGCGGCACGAGCGCGAAATCCGCATCGATGTGCAGGATTCGCACCCCGCCGTGCCCGAACCTTTGCTGCCGCATCTGTTCGACCGGCTGTTTCGCGTCGATGCGTCGCGCAGCCGCCAGAGTGGCGGCGCCGGTCTGGGCCTCGCGCTGTGCAAACATATCGTGAACCAGCACGGCGGCACGATCGACGCGTTGCGCTCGCCGCTCGGAGGACTGTGGATCGCTGTCCGGCTCCCTACATTTGAAGCCAAAGATGACTGA
- a CDS encoding glycosyltransferase family 4 protein: protein MKIGLSCNALKYSGGLERYAIEVTRGLVAAGIKLAVFGRAFDPKLPESRLVEPHRINVSFLPGKWRDEWFSRRLSAMRRDAKVDVLIGCNRVEASEIAICGGTHLGFLSATGRRPSFFDRRQIALERRQYRRARFVVAHSPQMRDELRHLYGVDDAKIRVLYPPVDNGRFSPVASDERRALRKRFGFADDEVVLLFPSSSHERKGLPLIEEALRDLDLPVVVAVAGRPPERTSRRLRYIGYVNTIEEGYRAADYTILASSYEPFGLVGVESVMCGTPVILSSNIGCHDVIAREAKLVFEANDAGSLRSILARAVSDARRERPPMPAFSRDAVLYDPGLGHHVSDLLELADQACGWP from the coding sequence ATGAAAATCGGATTGTCGTGCAATGCACTGAAGTACAGCGGGGGCCTTGAGCGTTATGCGATCGAGGTGACGCGGGGACTCGTCGCTGCTGGGATCAAGCTGGCCGTGTTCGGCCGCGCGTTCGATCCTAAGTTGCCGGAAAGCCGGCTCGTCGAGCCGCATCGGATCAACGTCTCGTTTCTGCCGGGCAAATGGCGCGACGAATGGTTTTCGCGTCGCCTCAGCGCGATGCGGCGCGATGCGAAAGTGGATGTGCTGATCGGCTGCAATCGCGTTGAAGCGTCGGAGATTGCCATTTGCGGCGGCACGCATCTCGGCTTTCTGAGCGCAACGGGTCGCCGGCCATCGTTCTTCGACCGCAGACAGATCGCGCTGGAGCGCCGTCAATATCGGCGCGCGCGCTTTGTCGTCGCGCATTCGCCGCAGATGCGCGACGAACTGAGGCATCTGTATGGCGTCGACGATGCCAAGATCCGTGTGCTGTATCCGCCCGTCGACAATGGCCGCTTCTCTCCCGTCGCCAGCGATGAGCGCCGCGCGTTGCGCAAACGTTTTGGCTTCGCCGACGACGAAGTCGTGTTGCTGTTTCCGTCGAGCAGTCACGAACGCAAGGGCTTGCCGCTGATTGAAGAGGCGTTACGCGATCTTGATCTGCCCGTCGTCGTGGCCGTGGCGGGGCGCCCGCCCGAACGCACATCCAGGCGGCTGCGCTACATCGGTTATGTGAACACGATCGAAGAAGGCTACCGCGCGGCGGACTATACGATACTCGCGTCGAGCTATGAGCCGTTCGGACTCGTCGGCGTGGAGTCGGTGATGTGCGGCACGCCGGTGATCCTGTCGTCGAACATCGGCTGTCACGACGTGATCGCAAGGGAAGCCAAGCTCGTGTTCGAAGCCAACGATGCCGGCAGCTTGCGCAGCATATTGGCGCGGGCGGTGTCGGACGCACGCCGCGAACGGCCGCCAATGCCGGCATTTTCTCGCGACGCGGTGCTATACGATCCGGGGCTTGGTCATCACGTGTCCGATCTGCTCGAACTGGCGGATCAGGCGTGCGGGTGGCCGTGA
- a CDS encoding H-NS family nucleoid-associated regulatory protein: MSTSIAKLDGQARERLIAWIQHRMDEFGITVDALQRSLAEDEQSACAIRYQDAMGHVWDGQGDLPEWLRRAVASGQSIDFFRCEG, from the coding sequence ATGTCTACTTCAATCGCAAAACTCGATGGTCAGGCGCGGGAACGCCTGATTGCATGGATCCAGCACCGGATGGACGAATTCGGCATCACGGTCGACGCGCTCCAGCGCTCGCTCGCTGAAGACGAACAAAGCGCGTGCGCCATCCGCTATCAGGATGCAATGGGCCATGTCTGGGACGGACAGGGCGATCTGCCTGAATGGCTGCGCCGCGCAGTTGCCTCGGGCCAGAGCATCGACTTCTTCCGCTGCGAAGGCTAA